The Primulina tabacum isolate GXHZ01 chromosome 16, ASM2559414v2, whole genome shotgun sequence genome window below encodes:
- the LOC142528219 gene encoding uncharacterized protein LOC142528219: MVSTRRNGSLPENKKRSSSPSDDSSKPSSPKRQKGESSSNNMKNHINGSNSKSSGIQLVENPKKISSNDPPELPAATAAAASISDAIPVIAEGATAAVDDKPRNSFTSWKQLQGFETNTPWCRLLSESPLKPTISVRATNFSVGSSKKADLLIRDQTNSAISCSLRLTQHVDKPVAVLESCGNKGRVKVNGRAIKKNSSYYLNSGDEVVFGYIGSHAYW; this comes from the exons ATGGTGTCGACGAGGCGAAATGGATCTCTGCCGGAGAATAAGAAGAGATCATCTTCGCCGTCCGATGACAGCAGCAAGCCTTCCTCTCCCAAGCGTCAAAAG GGTGAGAGCAGTAGTAATAATATGAAGAATCATATAAATGGCAGCAATTCGAAGTCATCGGGGATTCAGCTGGTGGAGAATCCGAAGAAAATAAGTTCCAATGATCCGCCTGAACTCCCTGCAGCCACCGCTGCAGCCGCTTCGATCTCTGATGCTATTCCGGTGATCGCTGAAG gTGCTACGGCCGCTGTAGATGACAAGCCCAGGAACTCGTTTACTTCATGGAAGCAACTTCAAGGTTTCGAGACGAACACGCCTTGGTGCAGGCTTTTATCTGAATCCCCTCtg AAACCAACCATTTCTGTGCGCGCAACAAATTTCTCAGTGGGATCAAGCAAAAAAGCAGATCTTTTGATCCGTGATCAAACAAATAGTGCAATCTCCTGTTCACTAAGGCTCACCCAG CATGTGGATAAACCTGTTGCCGTGCTGGAAAGCTGCGGAAACAAAGGACGTGTGAAAGTGAATGGTAgagcaattaagaaaaattcaagTTATTATCTCAATTCAGGGGATGAAGTGGTTTTCGGATATATTGGAAGTCACGCATAT TGGTAA
- the LOC142528929 gene encoding TATA box-binding protein-associated factor RNA polymerase I subunit B has product MTGRLRQTCQVCGSSVGFMISDDGFFYCGYCNSQAEDIFDTGVDEEQIINHYSASHSRVRPAHVLAAEPISQVKCTPSQFWDHHPYVMEDDMDNEFDPTEPVNIGSCQNNFSYDDYHSTIRSRYLTGLQVMIQLQCEALVEKFNASPLIVGLAGPIWLRFLASTRIMADEWADQVIHDSEGQTQGEAEEFQPSAKYRGDPVNILGKRVVMIWYRSLRSIIPISCSLAISFLVCHVAREAILPSDILKWTLEGKLPYFSAFCEIEKQIGSHSKACPISVSRMFRPIQVVSSQKLESMAADIALKIGLELPSVNFHAIASRYCSQLSLPSGEILSLACRIYEWSMPTELYLSVNELRIPTRVCVMSVLIVAIRILFDINGYGMWESRLSNPSTASQDEINKEIESQSDYNMMDNAAEKSSPNNSKSHFTKFRIPDSGSNGIELLQILESKYSELDDAYAYCHDLSSYLQYCKDVVFSGLRPSFEDLEEEKLLEEFWDLYQNDKGPEGLGTQDDPLQHDKSSGHANRPLTDSHRDARIRQLKLDMEEHKFCYVPPRVKVKRKDYVHYVRKRKEVYIYAVHADYYILLRSCAKVAQVETRIMHQATLNFERRLKWLEKMIVYSVNLKQNLDDYCDFCRDDQEQNHDDDTMEQNI; this is encoded by the exons ATGACAGGAAGATTACGGCAGACATGCCAAGTGTGTGGCAGCAGCGTTGGCTTTATGATATCTGATGATGGATTTTTCTATTGTGGCTACTGTAACTCACAAGCAGAAGATATATTTGATACAGGAGTCGATGAAGAACAGATTATCAACCATTACTCGGCCTCGCACAGCCGAGTTCGACCAGCCCATGTCCTTGCTGCTGAGCCTATCTCTCAGGTAAAATGCACACCGTCTCAGTTTTGGGATCATCATCCGTATGTGATGGAGGATGATATGGATAATGAATTTGACCCAACCGAGCCTGTCAACATTGGATCGTGTCAAAATAATTTTAGCTACGACGACTACCATTCCACTATTAGGTCTAGATACTTGACAGGTCTTCAGGTTATGATCCAATTGCAATGCGAGGCTTTGGTTGAGAAGTTTAACGCTAGCCCATTAATTGTTGGTCTTGCTGGGCCAATATGGTTAAGGTTTTTGGCTTCCACTAGGattatggctgatgaatgggcAGACCAGGTCATTCATGATTCCGAGGGTCAGACACAAG GGGAAGCAGAAGAATTTCAGCCTAGTGCTAAATATCGTGGAGACCCTGTTAATATCCTTGGGAAGCGTGTGGTAATGATATGGTATAGATCTCTCCGAAGCATTATACCCATCTCTTGTTCATTAGCCATCTCTTTCCTTGTTTGTCATGTGGCTAGAGAGGCAATTCTGCCATCTGACATATTGAAGTGGACTCTAGAAGGAAAGCTTCCTTATTTTTCCGCTTTTTGTGAAATTGAAAAGCAGATTGGATCTCATTCTAAGGCATGCCCCATCAGTGTCAGTCGTATGTTCAGGCCCATCCAAGTTGTCTCATCACAGAAGTTGGAGTCAATGGCAGCTGATATTGCATTGAAAATTGGTCTGGAGTTACCTTCTGTGAACTTTCATGCTATTGCTTCCCGCTATTGCTCTCAGTTATCTCTGCCATCAGGAGAAATACTTTCTCTGGCTTGTCGCATATACGAATGGTCTATGCCTACGGAGTTGTATCTGTCAGTTAACGAGTTAAGGATTCCAACTCGTGTATGTGTCATGTCTGTACTCATTGTGGCAATCAGGATTCTTTTTGACATAAATGGCTACGGAATGTGGGAATCAAGATTGTCCAATCCCAGTACAGCATCTcaagatgaaataaataaagaaatcgAGTCTCAGTCCGATTATAATATGATGGATAATGCTGCTGAGAAATCATCTCCAAACAATTCAAAATCTCATTTCACCAAATTTCGTattccagattctggatcgaatGGGATAGAGCTTCTACAAATTCTTGAATCGAAATATAGCGAATTAGATGATGCATATG CATATTGCCATGACTTGTCGTCGTACCTCCAGTATTGCAAAGATGTAGTTTTTTCTGGATTGCGACCATCATTTGAGGATCTGGAAGAAGAAAAGTTGTTGGAAGAGTTTTGGGATCTTTATCAAAATGACAAG GGGCCCGAAGGATTAGGTACTCAGGACGATCCTTTGCAACATGAtaaaagttcaggacatgctaATCGACCTTTGACAGATTCCCATAGGGATGCACGAATAAGACAACTGAAGTTGGACATGGAAGAACACAAATTTTGTTATGTTCCTCCGCGGGTTAAGGTGAAGAGGAAAGACTATGTCCATTATGTTAGGAAAAGGAAAGAAGTGTATATTTATGCTGTTCATGCTGATTATTACATCTTACTTCGGTCATGTGCTAAGGTTGCCCAAGTTGAAACCAGGATCATGCATCAGGCAACCTTGAATTTTGAGCGGAGATTGAAATGGCTTGAAAAAATGATTGTTTATTCGGTAAATCTGAAGCAGAATCTTGATGATTATTGTGACTTCTGTCGTGACGATCAGGAACAAAACCATGATGATGATACTATGGAGCAGAACATTTGA